The genome window GCGCTGCTCCAGAGGAACCAGGCAGCACAGAGAGACGGTTTGAGCGGGAGCAGAAGAAAATGGTAGGCGCGCGCAGTTAATTCATGCGGCGCTCTGACCGTGTTTACATCCGAGAGCTCGGCGCACTGGAGTGCCAGGCTCAAAGAGCTGAATCTCCTCCCCTCccgtcctccctccccaccagcgCCCCTCCCGGGTTCCCAAAGCAGAGGGCGGGGGAGACAGAAAAAGGATCCTCTCCTGTGAGTCCCCGCCCACCAGCCCTTTATAGGCGAGGGTCTCCGCTGCGGAGGACCCCCGGGCTGCGCATCTCGCGGCTACCGAAGCGGCTGGctcgccgcggccgccgccgggCTCCACCACTGCCTGGAAGGGCAGGGCTACTCTGAGGCTTGGCGGGAAAAAGAACAGAGGGGGAGGGGCCTACCTTCTCGGTATAAAAGCCGGTTTTTTCTGGGCTTTATCTGACTCGCTGTAGTAATTCCAGCGAGAGGCAGAGGGAGCGTGCGGGCGGGCCCTCCTGGGTGGAAGAGCCGAGCCAGCCTAGCGAGCGGAGTCGCGCTCCGGGCGCCCGGGGAAGGGAGATCCGGATTCAAAGGGGGGCTTCTGCGCCTCCAGCCCGGCCGGCCCCCACCCGACCCTCCCCGCGGACCCCTGCTAGCGGTCCGGCACCGCGCGGCATCCGCGAAACTTTGCCCACTGGGACTTACAACACCCGAGCGACACCAAGACTCCCCGGACGCAGAGAGGCTCTTCTGCCTTTTTGGGGAGACACTTTCCCCCACCGCTGCCCACGGCCCGCGCCTCTGAAAGGCGCTCCTCGCCGCTTTTTGGACGCTAGATTTCCTTCGGATAGTGGAAATACGGGTGAGCACCCGGACCTATTggccttttccatttatttttgctacCGCCTTGACGCCGCGATGAGCAGAACGCCCGAATCGAGCGTCTTTTCTCCCATTCCTGCGCTATTGACACTTTTCTCAGAGTAGTTGTGGCTGgtcggggtggggtggagaggaaCCAGAACTGGGTCGGGGTACAGTGACTTGTCAAgatgggaagagagaggaaggcagagggaaaCCGGGGCTGCGTTTTCTGAAAGTAGCCTTTAGAGGTTTTTGCCCGCCTTAGATGGACGCTGACCCCGGCCGGGTGGACATTCATGCTTTATTGCATTAATTGCTTTTTTGCCTTTTGTCGGGGAGAAGAAGGGTATGCTTCGCGGTTGGCAGAAAACCCTTTACATCCTGAGCTCCTTGGAGTAAGAATTATACATTGCGTGTGTGAGCGAAGAGAGCTCCGCAGCCGCTGACTTTTCCCTGTCTGGAAAAGGGCATTTAAATTTCGGCTTACTGCATTTCTGACAGCCGGAGACAGACACTGCGGCGCGTCCCGCCCGCCGATCCCCTCGGCGTCTCCAACGCTCCCGGCTCCTTTTAGAAGTTGgcctttggctttttttttttttttttttaaggataataaaattaaagattttgGTCTACAGAGAGGTTAGGACTCGGTGTTGGGAAGGCGCGGGGACGGGGAAAGGGAAGCTGGGGCAAAGATGGGTCCGAGTCTCCTAAAATTATTGACTCGGGAGGGGGGGAAATGAGGGCAAAATCTCTGCACCCAGCCTTGGCTCCCCGGCCGCCTCCGGGGTCCCCGCGCGGGTGTCCCTGAGATGCGGAGGCTCCGGGCTTTTCGAGAACAGCTGCTACCCTCGGCCGGTGAGGGGGAAGACGCCCGGCTCCCGGCGCGGAATCGTAGCAGGGTCTCTGGCGCAGTTGCGTCGCCGTGTTGAGTGTTGAAGGGAGACGTCCCTGTTATTATTTAACACTCACCTTTTATTtatgagggtggggtgggaggtggttgGAGAAGGCTAAGGCTCGAAGCTGAGCTCGCCACCCCAGccggagagagaaggaaagcccgcaaaggaaggaaggggggcGCGCTGGGGGCAGGGATGCGGGAGGCGGagaagggaggctgggaggggcggCGGCGCCGGCAGGGGAAGCAGCGAGACGAGGGCGCGCGAGTGGGAACGGGCGCGGCGCTAGGGGCCCGGAGCGGGAGGGGGCCGAGAGCAACCGCTCCCGCCGCGGCGCCTCTCGCCGCCTCCTTCAGGTGGCGCAAAACTTTGCGCCTTGGCGTTTGGCAGATCCTATttcccaccgccgccgccgcctcccccggCCTGTGACTGAGGCCAAAGCTGATTTCGATTGCTCGGTGATCGTGGGGCCGACTCCCGGGCTTCGCGCTCCAGGCTCCCCGGGGGGGAGCAGAAAAGCCCCGCGGCGCTGCGGAGCTGGTTCGCCAAGTGTGTGTCTGAGATAGTAGAGGGTCACTCAGAGTGGGCTAAAAGGGTGCCTTTTTTGTCcgttccccaccccccatcagCCCTATTTGGGGATCGCGCTGGAAGGGGAGTGGTTCTGAATTGTGGCGCGCGGTGCGCGCTGCGTGGGGTTTCGGCACCATCCAAGACCCCTTTAACTCAAGACTTGCCCCGTCTTTGTGTGCCCCCTCCGGCAGGCTGCAGCGATGCCCCACAACGTCAGCTTCGCCAACAGAAACTATGACCTCGACTACGATTCGGTGCAGCCTTATTTCTACTGCGACGAAGAAGAGAACTTctaccaccagcagcagcagagcgAACTGCAGCCGCCGGCGCCCAGCGAGGATATCTGGAAGAAATTCGAGCTGCTGCCCACCCCGCCCCTGTCCCCGAGCCGCCGCTCCGGGCTCTGCTCGCCCTCGTACGTCGCGGTCGCCTCCTTCTCGCCCAGGGGAGACGAcgacggcggcggcggcagcttcTCCTCCGCGGACCAGTTGGAGATGGTGACCGAGCTGCTGGGAGGCGACATGGTGAACCAGAGCTTCATCTGCGACCCCGACGAGACCCTCATCAAAAACATCATCATCCAGGACTGTATGTGGAGCGGCTTCTCGGCCGCCGCCAAGCTCGTCTCGGAGAAGCTGGCCTCTTACCAGGCTGCGCGCAAAGACGGCGGCAGCCCGAGCCCCGCCCGCGGGCACGGCGGCTGCTCCACCTCCAGCTTGTACCTGCAGGACCTGAGCGCCGCAGCCTCCGAATGCATCGACCCTTCGGTGGTCTTCCCCTACCCGCTCAACGACAGCAGCTCGCCCAAGCCCTGCGCCTCTCCGGACTCCACCGccttctccccctcctctgaCTCTCTGCTCTCCTCTGCCGAGTCCTCCCCGCGGGCCAGTCCCGAGCCCCTGGCGCTCCACGAGGAGACCCCACCCACGACCAGCAGCGACTCTGGTAAGCTGGGACCCTCCAGGCACGTCAGAGGGGTCGGCTGTGTCTTTCCTATTCTCATTGGCTGCCGACTCAAGGGGCCACATTTCAGTTGCCCCCTCTTCCCCGCTTCCTTTTCCCCCCTtatatttggaaaagaaatggCAGGTCTGGAAGGGTCTGGGAGCTCACCATCCCTGAAACACTGAGCTTTAGTGTTCTTCCCACTCCTTCCCCTACGATCGCCCTAGTGGCCAgtcctctcctttccctccacaccctcccccccccccgccttaggaatttcttttgggtttttaaaTCTTCTGGCTTATCTAGCAACACAATCCGCTCCCTCTTACCCCTCTTAAGCATTTTAATTGGCCTGGAAGGGGGCGGGGCGGGTCGTCGTGGTGGAGTTAAGAGAGGATTGATCTCTCCAAGAGTGAATGAATTACCGCCCTCCTCCCTTCTGAGTTGTTGGGATTTAATGGACTACAGATCAACAAAAATGAAGTGGGGCAGTGTACAGAGACGGGGCAGCCTCCCACCTGAGCGCCGGGAGCTAGTGAAAGTGCCTTAAAAGTGTACGGACTGAGCTGGGATCTTTGCACCTCCTTTGAACACATAAAAGCCAGTCTCTTCCAAAATTAGACTTCGTTTTTTCCTTCCCCCACCTTCTAGGACTTTTGGCGAAGCTacaaggctttttcttttttttttttctttttgcacttcCAGTAAGGTAGGGAGTTGCTAAAGTTATACCAAAGATTTGCAGCTATCATTTGCAACACCTGAAGGGTTCTCGGTAAAGATAAAGTCCCTTCC of Muntiacus reevesi chromosome 12, mMunRee1.1, whole genome shotgun sequence contains these proteins:
- the MYC gene encoding myc proto-oncogene protein; its protein translation is MPHNVSFANRNYDLDYDSVQPYFYCDEEENFYHQQQQSELQPPAPSEDIWKKFELLPTPPLSPSRRSGLCSPSYVAVASFSPRGDDDGGGGSFSSADQLEMVTELLGGDMVNQSFICDPDETLIKNIIIQDCMWSGFSAAAKLVSEKLASYQAARKDGGSPSPARGHGGCSTSSLYLQDLSAAASECIDPSVVFPYPLNDSSSPKPCASPDSTAFSPSSDSLLSSAESSPRASPEPLALHEETPPTTSSDSEEEQEDEEEIDVVSVEKRQPPAKRSESGSPSAGSHSKPPHSPLVLKRCHVSTHQHNYAAPPSTRKDYPAAKRAKLDSGRVLKQISNNRKCASPRSSDTEENDKRRTHNVLERQRRNELKRSFFALRDQIPELENNEKAPKVVILKKATAYILSVQAEEQKLTSEKDVLRKRREQLKLKLEQIRNSCA